The stretch of DNA cGAGTAAgttgaatgttttgattttttctattcaatAACAAACTGTTGACTCGTGAGCTAAGTCTATGCGGTGAAGCTCTATTGTAATCGAtcgattttgaaattatttttacagaattattaaaaaaaaattgaaataaattaaaaatttatatcaaaGCTAAAGAATAAAGAtctatttcaaaaaaaaaattttttaattttttttttttcaaagaaatctcGTCTTATCCCGAGATAATCATCCGGACATTCCTCAAGAAGCCTACCATCTGTGTAGAATttgtaattcaaaatttgaaacatttgataAACTAAACTGCCACAGTCTTCATCATTTTATCGAGAGGAAATATCACTGTCGGAAATGCCTATTTTTTGGCCGAAGTATCAAATCCTTGGGAGATCATGcgaaaaaaatacacacaaaCAGTCCCTACATCCGTTGCCCCTACTGCGGCAGGTCCTTCAACATTTTGGATCATTTGCCATTTGAAAGTCACATCAAGACGCATTTTCAGTACAAAAATCAACTTGAAATGATGGGAGCTCGAAATCTCGGAAGAATGTTCTTCATTTGTATGACATGTGGCAAGGTTTTCTGGCACAAGAACCAACTTACAGATCATGTGGCAGCAGAAAAGAACGTTAGAGAATCTACGAAACCTCTATCAAGCTCTAGAGCGCAGCCCTTGACTCCAAAAACGCTCGCCAAGCATAAAAAGACAATTGCTGAAAATTCATACAAATGTAATATTTGTGGCGAAACATTCGCCAATAAGAGCAATTACAGTGAACATTTTGATATTTGCAAAgcggaatttttaaaaagatccAAACGATCGAGACCCCcaaaatttgctcaaaaagTTCGTAAAACTTCCGATGATGGCATATCAGAACGTTTTAAGACCGTGAAGATTGTTTGTGCGGTATGCAATGAAACTTGCACACTTAATCGACAACTTCGCCGTCACATTCGAATGGGTCACGTGGAATTTCTCTATATTTGCAAAACATGCGGAAATGTAGCCAAAAATGAGAAATCCATGATGAAACACAGCCAAAAGCACATCAATTCATCGGATTCCAAAGAAGACTTTAGCACAACAATTGACCGGTTGATTGGTGATCTCATTGAACcacataaaattaagaaagaaattgatgAAGTAAGAGATGATACAAGCATGGAAATAAACAATAccaaaatggaaattgaggACATCAAGAAAGAACCAGAAGATGATCAAAATTTAGAAAGTTCCTTGGACATTTCAAAAACAACCATAAAAACGGAGATTATGGATATTAAATCATCTTTTAATGAATACCAAAGCAATgtttttataaagaaagaaccatttgattgaagaattaaaaaatccatcataaaaatgtgttttcttttgtttattaattcaGTTAAGCTTTGATGCCTAAATTGCGacattttcaaatgattttctcaaatattacGACGGATAATCATCTAAATCTCGGTCTTTTCAGTTCTTTCGtagctaattaattaattacttcTTTCgtcaaataatttcttttttcgttTATAATTCATTGTttgccttaattttttttacctttctaAATGTTGCTTTCCCATAAAGCCattagaaatgaataaaataaaataaataaatatataaaaatatctttatgtTCCTTTTTCTGTATCTACACTCAAATAATGACTTTGTCTTGATTTTGTcgtgatatttattctattaatgCTCTCAGAAAACAATTCTCAtgcaaaatgtcttttttttacctctttcacgtgaatttcatgcatttacagtttgaaaaatcaattcaattcagtaaaagaggaaattaaatgattttttttatctgggTCTATGTAcatatgacccaaaaaacgcgaaagggttaaaaaatgtttcatccTTGTAGCAAAAAACGATATATtttggtttaagaaaaattaaattttcataaatgtaAGCATACAGTGAACTAGAAACTTCTTCGACgtacaataaaatcaaacaaaaaattattctgttgCAGTGTTGGGAAAATCATAACATTCTAGAGAAGTTCTAACTAGCCAGAAGAATGGATAATCCGGAAAATCCCATTTTGAAGAAGGAACTTTACATCCTTTATGACATCTTTGCTGATCACGATACGAATAtagagtaaaaattaaaacaaattctcTCTTCTCACGaccaaaaaatgaattctgtTGATACCCTTTTTGCAGATTCTTCAAGATATCCGAGGATAATGTTTCCAGCAATGAATTGGAAGGGAATAAGAGATATCTCTGTCGGATTTGCAACACTCAATTGGATACATTTGCATTGTTCAGCTCCCACATGATGCATCATTtgcaggaaaagaaattccattgTCGCATTTGCCTCAAGAATGCAAAATCCTTCACACCCCTGCTGAGGGATCACCTGAAAACCCATTCAGCCGATCCCTGTATCTTCTGCCCCTACTGTAGGGAGGGATTCAGTATCCTCCAGCACAGATCCTACGAAGAACACCTCCTGACACACAAAGAGTACCAGGAGCAGATGAAGGAGATGGGATTGCGGAATTTACAGCGAATGCTGTACATTTGCAATGAGTGTGGGAAGATTTTTTGGCATCCTTCCAACCTCCAGACACATCACTTTGCCCACCACACAAAGAAGGTGGTTAAGCAAGTAGAATTCTCGGACTACAATTGCCCATACTGTGAGAGAAATTTCGAAACTGAAGATGAATTTCATCGGCATCTGGTGCAGAAGCACAAAGGCAGGGTGATGCAAAATATCGAAGGAATGCACAGAAAGGGTGCACAGGAGGTGCAGCAGGATGATACCCAAAGCGAGGAGCCGAAGGAGCAGCATTGTCAGTATTGCAGTGCAAAAATGTTGGGAAGGGATGCTCTTAAGGGTCATATTCGCATCTATCACagagaatttcttaagaactcccgtgagtttcttttaaattaaattaaattaaatttcttcagcaactttaagatttattttacgagaaaattcaatttttctagaTCGTCCTGTTTCCACAAGAACATACGCCAGAAGTTTAATCGATTTAACATCCCTACAGAagcatgaaaatcattttaaaatgcTGGAAAGTATGCGGAACAAGTAAGTAGGAAAGTgtaggaaaagttttaaaattcaactaaagaaagtaaaatattaagaaatacAGTTAAACCTTTGATAAAGAAACCCaaaatccaaaagaaaattacaaaaatctGTCCTACTgcaaattaaaacttttcgcAGAAATAGAGAACCTTAGAaccctttaaaatttattaaaaatagaataaaaatgctaaataaaCAAACAGGTTGGACAGAGATACTTGCTTCGCAGTAAGACCATCCTTTCACGTCGTTATCAGTGTTATCAGTCtgatttatttccttttcacaAATACACTTCACTTTATCGCAATTAATGCATTTAGAGGTTGTTTTTAGGGAGAATAAATTGCCCAAAAGcacttttttatgcattttttgtgagataaaatgaggaaaatccgggaaatacaagaaaatgtgGTTGTCAaggtgaaaattattattttttgttatcgCTGTTCGTTGATTGTAAGGCAAgagccaaagaaaaaaaaatcaatgagagGATTCGAACCTAAGACAATAAATGTCCAACAGCGAACACTCTACCAACTGTACCACTTAGCTCTTTACATAGGATTAataacaattaattattttagcgtggaaaatcgggaaaacaatgaaaattcccaTGGAAAGCCTGCAAACTCTTTAGCAGCAAAGAAGGAGTTCAAATGCATAATTTGTGGAGCAATATTCGATTCAAAAGAGGTTCAGGAGCAACATACATGGTCGCACAGGATTAAGGAAAAACGGGTCAAGAAAAGAATGGTATGTGTCCTTActaaatatagaattttagtttttcaagGCTTCCGATGATCGTCAGAGGAAATccccgctcacccaaggaaaagcagcaattaaaACCATAGCTTTCGACCCTAATAGCGGATCTTCTTCAGTGGTCTTGCTTGTCATTTCTAACCACTGAAGACCCGCTATTAgggccgaaagctttggctttaattgctgcttttccttgggttagtgggaatttcctctgacgaacacaGGAAGCCTTGAAAAACGAATCCTTATcgtcagaaaagaaaacaaaatatagaaatttaGTGACATTTCGGAGGTTTTTTCCACTTTCATCAGGTcaattgacaaaaaatatcctcctaacgatttttttttaaattttagaataaaagcATCGGATACTACAACTTTGCATCAAAGGAGGAAGGTGGATCAACATGCCC from Lutzomyia longipalpis isolate SR_M1_2022 chromosome 4, ASM2433408v1 encodes:
- the LOC129794724 gene encoding zinc finger protein 814-like, giving the protein MENSDACDNGKVNEYFLYDIVEEEFSKYYENLVLSRDNHPDIPQEAYHLCRICNSKFETFDKLNCHSLHHFIERKYHCRKCLFFGRSIKSLGDHAKKIHTNSPYIRCPYCGRSFNILDHLPFESHIKTHFQYKNQLEMMGARNLGRMFFICMTCGKVFWHKNQLTDHVAAEKNVRESTKPLSSSRAQPLTPKTLAKHKKTIAENSYKCNICGETFANKSNYSEHFDICKAEFLKRSKRSRPPKFAQKVRKTSDDGISERFKTVKIVCAVCNETCTLNRQLRRHIRMGHVEFLYICKTCGNVAKNEKSMMKHSQKHINSSDSKEDFSTTIDRLIGDLIEPHKIKKEIDEVRDDTSMEINNTKMEIEDIKKEPEDDQNLESSLDISKTTIKTEIMDIKSSFNEYQSNVFIKKEPFD
- the LOC129794708 gene encoding zinc finger protein 878-like; protein product: MDNPENPILKKELYILYDIFADHDTNIEFFKISEDNVSSNELEGNKRYLCRICNTQLDTFALFSSHMMHHLQEKKFHCRICLKNAKSFTPLLRDHLKTHSADPCIFCPYCREGFSILQHRSYEEHLLTHKEYQEQMKEMGLRNLQRMLYICNECGKIFWHPSNLQTHHFAHHTKKVVKQVEFSDYNCPYCERNFETEDEFHRHLVQKHKGRVMQNIEGMHRKGAQEVQQDDTQSEEPKEQHCQYCSAKMLGRDALKGHIRIYHREFLKNSHRPVSTRTYARSLIDLTSLQKHENHFKMLESMRNNVENRENNENSHGKPANSLAAKKEFKCIICGAIFDSKEVQEQHTWSHRIKEKRVKKRMNKSIGYYNFASKEEGGSTCPLCNVVVKEKKWLYVHIENFHKVFCIICKICGFEARSIDSLEGHEDEHRDVEEFLQPHVVKKNVQKIDGEYLNISMETEKDLVDVGVKEEPDVMIKQEPQEAKIEKNEQISVIEIKEEIDYFF